The genome window TGCGCGCGGCCGCCTGCAATGGTGACGCCAAAGAATAGGGCAAGGAGCATCATCGAAATAAGGACGATAAAGAATATGATCATGGGCTATTCACTTCAAAGAACGAACAAATGATGAGGACTGGGCTGCCGGCTCGCTTTGCAGTAAAGTGTTTCGCTCGCGTCGCGCGGGACTGCGGTAGCAACGAGATCAACGGCTTTGCCGCTTCTCAAGTAGTTGAGCCTTATCATACATTTCTTTCCAGGCTGCCGCGGCGCGAAGCGCTTGCTCTCGAATATTTGGCAGCGCGGATTCGTTTGCCTCAATCAACGAAGCCTGCAATCGGGCGAGAAAGAATTCGCTGCTACTACGCCCCGTTGGTTTCTGATTGGCGCGTGGATCCACGTCACAAACTCCTTTCGCTTTTCGTCGTTGCCTGCGGCAGATCGGGAATTTGCCTGCTTACGTCGGGCATGCGGTCCCCGCCGCGCAACAAGGCAGTCTCGACCAGTTTAGGTGTGTCGAGATTCTCATGGACCCGCGCTCCGGTTTTGAGCGTGATCTCGGGAAAGGTAAGAAGGAGCGTCATTTCGTCAGGGGTCTCTCAGCTCGCAAGTAGTAGTCGACGGGTCAGGTCTCAGTTGAGGGCGTCGCCGGTGGGAGCTTGAGCCTCAGCTTGGGGCGATGGGGTTTGTCCGGCCTGGGAGCAGTGGCGCCAGTTGCCCGTGCATCGATCGGGCGGCGATGACCTGACCGGCGGCTGGGCATTTTCTGCTCAATCATCTCGGGCTCCCGGCGATCTCGGATCGCGAGACATGGTGGTCACCTTCCCCGAGAGCATGGGCTATCTCGGTCAGGAGCATAGATGCCTTCAGAGGTGTAAGGGCGGCCTCGCCGAGCTGACCATCCTCGTGATGGAAGGTCAGGACCACCCGGTACTCGCTTGGCTTCTGCGGTATCAGTCGCAAATGGGCGTTGACGCCGCAGACGCGAGCGCGGGTCGCACTTGATCTGGCAGCGGTTGGACGACCGAGGCAAAGTGAATCACTGCTGGGCATCTTCCATATATACAACCATCTTCTAACTTTTTAAGAGTGATTTTTGATGTATAAAACATCAGGTGCGGTGGTGATCACCTCACAGCAAATGTGGGCCGCTCGGGCCTTCTCGGCCTGACCAGCGCCAACCTGCGAAACTGGCCAGTCTTTCGCTTCCACGATCCCGGGGATTGAGGCCTCCGACGTCCAAGTGCGCGGATTCGTGGACAGGCTAGTGAGGGTGATCGTCTGGAGCTCACCGGCGTCGAACTTCTCGACAAGCATGCACCGAGCAGCAGCGTGGGCCGGGGTGTCGGCCTGCGAGGATTCAGGTCGGTTTCCTCACAAACTCCGCGCGCAATACCAGCCCCTTGATACCCTCGTAGCGGTGCTGTCAGAGCAACTGCACTCGGCCGACTGAGGGCGCTATTCCAGTTCGTTTCGGGTCGGTATTTGGGTCAAACGCACTCGTACCCGGATCGTAGCCGGTGACGAGTTGAAGACTGACAGCGCCCCAAATTCTAGCAGGTGCATCTGTTCTGACAATTCCCGCCGGATTACTGCCAGGCCGCACGATGCTGGTGTCTACTTCAATCACGCTAGAACCGCTCTTGAGCCCCTCAGGCATGTCGACCTCAACGGTCATTCGATAACGGTATGTTGGAGTCTCGTCGGCACAAGCGACAAGCGTGACGGTGGGGAAAAGCAGTCCCGCCAATAGCACCAACCGGCGTCGAAACATGGCTTCTTCCTTCCGGGTGACGTTCACCGACTGTCGGCGCAACTCCCGGTCGAAAGGTCGGTTATCATCGCCAGGTAAAGCCTGAGTTATGTCAAAGGATCTCAAAACTCGGATGATCGCTTTCCACCCATTCCGAACTCTTTGACGGCTACCGTTAAGCAGACGGTCCGCTTTGCGGCTCATTGCTGGCTTTCGTGAATGTCTGCAATGGGTGGAAAGCGGACATTCGGTCGGCTATCCCTACGGGATGGCAACACCGACTGAGCATCATCCAAGCGTCCACAAGCTCCTCACGTTTCTCGCGAGAATACCTGCGGTAAAGACCAACGAGACGCCGTGGGGTGGCTTCGGCTCCGGTATCGATGAAAATGGATGGTGGGTGAAGTTCTGGCTAGATATCGACCATCACCTCGCTTGGAGTTCTGTGCAGGAAATAGGGCATGTTCTCAACGAACTATCCGTCGTAGAGCGCTTGCCCACCATCTTCAAACCGGTGTCTCCGCCACCGTATCTGAACGGCGGTCCGCGCGAGTACCTCGCCTGGGTCATCGAATGCCGGGACGGCAAGTTCAAACCCGGAACCGTCGCTGACTGGCTGGAGGGCCGCCTGCCTACGCCGGTCGATGACATCGCCGCTTGGCCTGACGAGGACTAGTTGCTGAATGTCCGCAATGGGTCGTTTGCAGACGGTCAGCTTTGGAGCGAGTGCCGATTTGCGCTTTTGCCGGTCGGAATGACCGACATGGGTGGAAAGCGGACGTTCCCCCCTACTGAGCCACGGCCAAGAGTTGAGCTCGAACATACGAGCGATACGTAGCTATGGGGCTGAAGCCTTCAGTTGCCGCCCGTAGGCACCGCGGGCGCAACTTGCTTGGCCCTGTCGGTTTGCGCCTTTTCCGCATCCTCGCTCAACCGCCCCAATCGGTCGTCATCTTCGCGTGACTTCTCTTTCTCGCCCAAGCGCCAGTAGAGATCGGCGCGCATGCGAAGCGACCATGCATCCGCTGGGTCAAGCCGCAACGCTTCGGTGAGGAAGTCCACCGCTTTTCGCATGTCCCCTGACCGTGCACTAAGAAGTGCCCTGCCTCGCAGCACAACGGTATTTGACGGATCAATGGCGGTGGCTGCAGCGAAATCCCGTTCAGCCGCGGCGCGATTGTCCTTCCAGGCGTATGCGATGCCCCGGTTGACAAGAGCCCATTGATTGTCCGGCTCCAACTCGAGCAGCCGAGTGAAATCGGCGATTGCTTCATCAAGTCGCCCGATGTCGAGAAATGTCAGCCCTCTGTTGAGGTAACCCCCGGCGTTTTCTGGCCGCAATTTCAGCGATGCGCTGTAGTCGGCGAGGGCTCTCCTCCGGTCCCCCAGCCGCTGATAAATCAAACCGCGGTTATAGAAGGCATAAGAGTTCGCGGGATCGAGGTCGATGGCCTGATCATAGTCCGCGAGAGCCTTCTGGTACTCGCCCAGCCGATGATATGCGTACCCGCGAGCTGACAGGATGTCAGCCCGATCCTGGCTTGAGTTGTGGCGCCGGCCTAGCAATTCATTGCACGCGGAAAGTTCTTCCTGCGGTGTGTGGCCCGTCTGTCGATCGTAGCAACGCTCCTCATCTGCTTGCCCGATCGTAACAAAAGCCAGCCAGACGAATGCACCGCCGAGGACCGTGTTCCACGAGAGGGATGCCCAAAAACGCTTTGGCTGTGTATCACGTTCATACGGGCCCAATGACCCCCTGCTGAGAGGCTCAATTCGTCCTTTCAGAAGGCCATCCACGACTGAAAAGAACGCGAAGGCGCCGAAACCTAGCATCAGGATCGGAAAGAACTCTGGCGATCGAGCGAACTTCTCTGCCGCGGGCGTGAATATAAAAATTGCGATGGCCGCCAAGCCGGCAAGAACAACCGAACTGCGGATCAACTGCTCCGACGTACGCCAGCCTAGGTCCTCCGGTGGCATGGTAATGTCGCGCGCCCGTGGGGAGTGCTCGATATGCGAATAAAGGTATCGTGCCGGCGCAAAGGCGGCTGCTGCGATCGCCATCAGAAGCCATGCTTTTGTCGGGATCGCGTCGAACATTCTGCGGCAACCTTGGCCCGCCCCGCGAATGTCCGCAATGGGTCGAAAGCGGACCGTCCCCAAATGGCTGAGGTGTTGTCAGCGCAACCCACCTGACCGATTGAGGAGGCTAACCTCCTCCACTTCTGCTTGGCATTTCGGCCAATCGCATCCGAGCCCGGAGAATAGTCGGTGACGATCGAGAGACGGACAGCGTCTCAATTCATACGAGGTGCGTGCGGCCTGACAGGGCCCTTCAAGACCTAATCCGGAAGTCGGTGCAATTGGTCTGACAGCGCCGATTTACCGGAGAACGCCTCGCGCAGCCCCTTGCGCAGCATCACCGAGAGTATGCCGATCCAGACAAGACCCATCGCAACGTGCGCTATGCTTGCTCCCATTGGGCCAATCCTTGGGATCAGGACGATCGCCGTCGCGTGGAACACGGGCACGACGACCAGTACCGCCAGGAAGAGGCTGCGCGCCTTTCCCATCGAAAGCAGCGCTGCGCGCTTTACCGAGGCGCTAAGCATCAGCACGACTGCAAAGACCTGAACTGTCAGAAGCGGAGCAGCAGCAACGAAGTCGGGCCCGGCGAGAATCACCATCAACGGCTCCGCGACGAAGAGCATCGCCGCGAAGAGCGCCAGCCCAAAGCCTGCGAGCATGATCTCGGTCTGCAGGACGACATTGCGGAACTCGTGCAGTGCCTTTGCATTCCAGTGTCGCGCAATTTCAGGATAAACCACCGCCTGCACCTGTGCGCCGGCCTGATACATCGCTCGGCCAACGCGCTTGGCGATGTGAAAGAGGCCCGCGCCGGCGGGGTCCGCCAATGCGCCAACCAGTAGCGTGTCGAGCTGTTGCGCGCTTGACCAGGCGGTCAACGAGAGGTTGGTCGACCAGATGAATTTCCAGATCTCGGGAAAGCGCATCCCGATGCCCTTCAGCGACGCGCGGTGTATCCGGTTCAAGCCGCGTCTCGCGAGCTCATACAGGGCTGCGGCCAGTAGCAAGATCGATCCCAGAATCTGGGTGCCTGTCCAGATCAGCACGAACTCGAAGAGCCCGGCGCCCGCGAGGTAGGCGACAACGCAGAACACCAGCTTGATCGCGGTACTGACGACCTGAAGATAGGCGATGCTACGAAACCGTCCCGCCAGTCGCAGGATTCCAGTCGGCGTGTCGTGCAACCGGAATAGCAGGCTGCTGATGTAGATCAGCACCAGTCCGTAGGTTGGGTTCGACCAGTCGTAGAAATGTCCGGCGAGAAAGAGGATGACCACTGCCAGGAGCCAGCTCGCGAATGCCGCCGACATGTCGAGCACAAAACCGAATTTGAACAACGCGCCGAGGGCATCGGCGTCGTGCTCGTCATTTAGCCCTGCGCCATAGCGGATCATCGGTTGCCAGGTCTGAAAGCTGATGAGCAATTCCATTGCCTGGGCAAAGGTGACCATCAGGGCCAGCTGACCAAAGTCGGCAGGCCCCAGCGCGCGTGCCGTCAATGCCACTGCGACGAGCCCGAGAACGAGCGTCACTGCATTGCCCGAAAGCAGATGTCCGACATTGCGGGTGCGAACGCGAAAGGCCTCGCTTCCGATCACGGTCAGAAGGCGGTTGGCCAGGGAGCTCACGGGAGCTGGTTCGTCGTCGCAATGGAAACAAGGACAATGAAAGATATGATCATGGGTTGTTCACTTCAAAGAACGAAGCAACGATGAGGCCTGAGTTACCGGCGCACTGTGCGGTGAAATGCTCCGCTCGCATCGCACCGGACGCCAGTGGCAGCGAGATCAACGGCCTTGTCGCTTCTCAAGAAGTTGGGCTTTATCATGCATTTCTTTCCAGGCTGCCGCGGCCCGAAGCGCTTGCTCTCGGATATTTGGCAGCGCGGATTCGTTTGCCTCGATCAAAGAGGCCTGCAAGCGGGCGAGAAAGAACTCACTGCTACTACGCCCTGTTGGTTTCAGGTTAGCGCCTGGGCCCACGTCACAAACTCCTTTCGCTTTTCGTCGTTGCCTTCGGCAGATCGGGAATCTGCCCACTTCCCCCAGACATGCAGACCTCGTCGCGCTGCAAGGCGATCTCGAGTTGAGGGCGTCGCCGGCGGCCGGGTATCTCTTCCTCGATCATCTCGGGCTCCGGACAATCTCGGACCGCGAGACATGGTGGTCACCGCCCCAAGGACGCGGGTGGTTTCTGACAAGTGGATCAATGACTCCAGAGACGTAAGGTCGGCCTCACCGAGCAACCCATCCTCGTGGTGGAAGGTCAGGACCACCCGGCAACCGCCTGGCATCTGAATTATCAAGCGCGAATGGACGTTGACACCGCCGATGCGAGCGCAGCACGCACTTGATCGGGCGGCGGCTGGACGACCGAGGAAAAGTGAATCACCACGGGGCATCTTTCAAATATACAGCCATCTTCTAGCTTTTTAAGAGTAATTTTTGATGTTTAAAACATCAGGCGCTCCGATGATCACCTCACAGAAAAGTGGGCCGCTCTGGCCCCTCTCGGTCTGGACCAGCGCCAACCAGCGGAACAGGCCAGTCTTGCGCTTCCACGATCCCGCAGCTTGAGGCGGCCCACGTCCAAGTGCGCGCATTCATCGACAGGCTAGTGAGAGTGATCGTTTGGGGCGGGTGGGCATCGAACACCTCGACAAGCATGCACCGAGCAGCAGCGTGGGCCGGGGTGTCCGCCCACGATTATTCAGGTCCGTTTCCTCACAAACTCCGCGCGCAGCACCAACCCCTTGATACCCTCATAGCGGCAGTCAATCTCCTGTGGATCGCCGGTCAGTCGGATCGACTTGATAAGCGTCCCGCGCTTCAATGTCTGGCCCGCGCCCTTCACGTCGAGGTCCTTGATCAAGGTCACCTGATCGCCGTCGGCAAGCAGATTGCCGACCGCGTCGCGCACCTCGATCCGGCCCGCAGTGGCGTGACGTTCGGCCAGTTCCGAAGCAGGGAGCCACTCTCCGGATTCTTCGTCGTAAACGTATTCGTCATCGCTCATGGAATTCTCCAATTTTCGAATTGGCCCGTTATCGGGTCAAAAGATCGCGTTCGA of Altererythrobacter sp. Root672 contains these proteins:
- a CDS encoding tetratricopeptide repeat protein is translated as MFDAIPTKAWLLMAIAAAAFAPARYLYSHIEHSPRARDITMPPEDLGWRTSEQLIRSSVVLAGLAAIAIFIFTPAAEKFARSPEFFPILMLGFGAFAFFSVVDGLLKGRIEPLSRGSLGPYERDTQPKRFWASLSWNTVLGGAFVWLAFVTIGQADEERCYDRQTGHTPQEELSACNELLGRRHNSSQDRADILSARGYAYHRLGEYQKALADYDQAIDLDPANSYAFYNRGLIYQRLGDRRRALADYSASLKLRPENAGGYLNRGLTFLDIGRLDEAIADFTRLLELEPDNQWALVNRGIAYAWKDNRAAAERDFAAATAIDPSNTVVLRGRALLSARSGDMRKAVDFLTEALRLDPADAWSLRMRADLYWRLGEKEKSREDDDRLGRLSEDAEKAQTDRAKQVAPAVPTGGN
- a CDS encoding lipopolysaccharide biosynthesis protein translates to MSSLANRLLTVIGSEAFRVRTRNVGHLLSGNAVTLVLGLVAVALTARALGPADFGQLALMVTFAQAMELLISFQTWQPMIRYGAGLNDEHDADALGALFKFGFVLDMSAAFASWLLAVVILFLAGHFYDWSNPTYGLVLIYISSLLFRLHDTPTGILRLAGRFRSIAYLQVVSTAIKLVFCVVAYLAGAGLFEFVLIWTGTQILGSILLLAAALYELARRGLNRIHRASLKGIGMRFPEIWKFIWSTNLSLTAWSSAQQLDTLLVGALADPAGAGLFHIAKRVGRAMYQAGAQVQAVVYPEIARHWNAKALHEFRNVVLQTEIMLAGFGLALFAAMLFVAEPLMVILAGPDFVAAAPLLTVQVFAVVLMLSASVKRAALLSMGKARSLFLAVLVVVPVFHATAIVLIPRIGPMGASIAHVAMGLVWIGILSVMLRKGLREAFSGKSALSDQLHRLPD
- a CDS encoding alkylphosphonate utilization protein, with product MSDDEYVYDEESGEWLPASELAERHATAGRIEVRDAVGNLLADGDQVTLIKDLDVKGAGQTLKRGTLIKSIRLTGDPQEIDCRYEGIKGLVLRAEFVRKRT